DNA from Balaenoptera acutorostrata chromosome 14, mBalAcu1.1, whole genome shotgun sequence:
TTGGGGCTCTCACCTTGTGAGAACTGCTGATTCTTAGGCACATACTTGCACAACTGAATGCCTGCGTGGTAACCTTCCCCGGTTAACCACACATTTCACGTTACTGTTTAAGAGAAGTTGTAGCTCTTCACTGCTCCGTCTtgacttttcctcttctttctctcctcattTTTTAACAGCACTTTTGGGGCCCAGTAGCCAACTGGGGTCTTCCCATTGCCGCCATCAATGACATGAAGAAGTCTCCGGAGATTATCAGTGGGCGGATGACATTTGGTAAGGATGCAGATTTGAAAAATTGGGAGgatctttatatataaaattatagcaTAATACAGCTCCTGCTTACATTTCAAGTTTGTAGCACCAGACACTAAAGTCACTATTAGAAAGTAATGTAAAGCGCCTGACGTCATTGATGGGTGTTACTCCTCGTGGTAAAGGGAGAAAAAGGGTTACTGTAGTTGGAAGTATTTATTAAGGTCCTGTTTGCCTTTCAGATTTAGTGCCCCTAGTTAAAGAGCGTGTCCTCTtgaactttatttggaaaaaggatcttTAAGTTTACTTGAAATCCTGATATTTGAACATAAAACTTGTTGAGGGGATTAAATAGCAGTTCTGTCAGATAAGGGACTATAAACCACTCGAGGGGACAGAAAAGGAGGTTAGAACTGATGTCAGCTCACTGACATTATGTTCTTTACCTGTTTAAGTAATAAGTAACAGAATACCTAACAGTGGAGCAAACCATCTGATGAGTTTCCCATTCAGGGAAGCATTTAAGCAATAAGTTGCATCATCTGTAAAGGTCTTAGCAGAAGAGGTTCTGTTTTCGAGGCAGCTGAGCCCTGTCGGCCCTCAGCGGGAGGCCCTAAGTCACTGTCTTGCGTTTCCCCGGCAGCCCTCTGCTGTTACTCCCTGACGTTCATGAGATTCGCCTACAAGGTGCAGCCTCGGAACTGGCTTCTGTTCGCCTGCCACGCCACAAACGAAGTAGCCCAGCTCATCCAGGGCGGACGGCTGCTCCGGCATGAGTGAGTAGACCCCACTGACGCTTTGTGTTCTGAGGAGCTGGGGCGGGGCGTGACTGTGCGGCTGGGGAGACTCGCTGCAGAGCAGAAATACGCTGAGAATTTAAAACAGGGACCGCGCCGTTGAGACAGTGCAATGAGAATTCACTTATTAAACATGAAAATTAGCGTGAAATAGGGTATTACTGTTTTTATGACATCGTGACTTGAAATACATGTTAACGTAAAGGTGTCTTCTTAAAGCCCTCCAGGGCCTTCGAGGCTGGCGGTgaagttttgtttctctttgaatTTGCCTTTGTGCTTCTTCCCAGGATGTCTAAAAAGGCCTCAGCATAACAATGGAAAATGAAGAGCCGGCGTTTTGAAGGGATGGCACTGCCAGCCGCGGCTGCTCAGTCACAGGTTCCATCATAATGAACAGTCTTGCTAAGAAAAATACGCGGAATGCTATCGTTACTAACCAGactatttttctagaaatagcaGGGAGTTCCTAAACCTACTCTCTGCTGCCTTACAAGTACTGAATATTTTACTTCTCTTCAGAAAGAGTAGCTCAAATATGCAATCAATTTAATACTTCCCAATGATGGTTTTATCTGCAGTAATATGTATATTATCTGTTAGAATTTACTTAATGAAAAACTGAAGAGAACAAAATTTGTAACCATCAGCATTTAAGTACTCAGAAATCGTGACCTTTCGTTTAATGACCATGAATGAGACAGCTGACAGCTGGCCACATACCTAAAATCACATTGCCAGTGTTTGAAAAGGTATTTGTATTTCCATGCAGTGTGTATATTGAAATGCTGTAAATTAATGGcaataaatgatttaaatatttgtcaaatgagcATGATTAATTACCTTGTTATGTTTGTTAAGAAACTGAAGAACTATATCCCTGAAAGGTCAATTACAGGTGAAAAGTGGAACTCCTTGAAAATGATTACGATGGCTGGGGAAGTGACAAGCTGGGGGCCAGTTTCGGGGAAGCATCCACATTCCCAGCTCTTCATAATGCGCTCTTTCAATGGGCAAACATTAGGAAAGGCACCCAAGCACTGCACCTAAAAGCTGCCCctggggcttcgctggtggcgcagtggttgacagtctgcctgccaatgcaggggacacgggttcgagccctggtctgggaagatcccacatgccgcggagcaactgggtccgtgagccacaattactgagcctgcgcgtctggagcctgttgctccgcaacaagagaggccgcgacggtgagaggcccgcgcaccgcgatgaagagtggcccccgctcgccgcaactagagagagcctgcacagaaacaaagacccaacatagcaatcaatcaatcaataaaaaaaaaaaaaaaaaaaaaaaaaaaacctgccccGAACTAGCTGACTGCAGGCTGCCCGGAAGTGTCCTGGGCTTGAGTTTCCCCCTGAGGCAGGTCAGCTAACATATGTGATGTTTCCAGGGAAGCCGTGGGGCTTGCAGGCCCACAGCACGTGTCGACGGCCTGGTGGCCAGCCGCGCTGGGCGCTGGGAGGGGAGGCTGACCTCTGGGCAGGGGTGGAGCTGCTCCGAGGAGTGGGACCAGAGGACCGAGAGCGTCCTGAGGGCACAGTCCTCGCGCCTCAGGTCACATCGCACAGTTAGTTGGAGGTTTTCAACCTTCACCGTGGACGTGAGCACGATTTCCTGTCTTCCGGCAATCATGGATGACGGCGGCAGGTGTAGAGCTGGCCTCGGCAGGGTCTGCACCCCCAGTACCACCTCAGCCAGCCTGTTCCCTCTGAACCGTTTCTGTCACTTTTTTGTTCCTTCAGGGGCTTTCGGAAATGTGCTTTGAGCCACATGCAGCCCTGTGAAGCTGGACCGGTGCTGCTTCCACACGGGGGACACGGGAGTGCCTGGTGGGGCCTCCTGACGCGCGGCTGGCCCTCCACCCGGGGCTGGGGGCGGAGAGCCGGGAGCAGGCCGtcctccctccctcaggctcATGCCTCCACAGCTCCCTGGAGTTGAGGGTGGTTAAAAGGAGCTGGCGACAAGAGCCGAGATGGGTTTAATTCAGTTAAAACCGTGCGTCCTGCTTACTCTGTCGTACAAGTAATACGATGTGTAAGAAATTCAAACTGTACAGATGCA
Protein-coding regions in this window:
- the MPC1 gene encoding mitochondrial pyruvate carrier 1 isoform X1, whose amino-acid sequence is MKKSPEIISGRMTFALCCYSLTFMRFAYKVQPRNWLLFACHATNEVAQLIQGGRLLRHEMSKKASA
- the MPC1 gene encoding mitochondrial pyruvate carrier 1 isoform X2 yields the protein MAGALVRKAADYVRSKDFRDYLMSTHFWGPVANWGLPIAAINDMKKSPEIISGRMTFALCCYSLTFMRFAYKVQPRNWLLFACHATNEVAQLIQGGRLLRHEMSKKASA